The sequence below is a genomic window from Zygosaccharomyces rouxii strain CBS732 chromosome D complete sequence.
CCACCAGCTTCATTTAAATCCTTGAATATagaaaattcaccaatCCAATCCTTAAAgccatcaccaccaaagatTACGGTGAAATATTCGtttgcatcttcaaaacctTGTTGAGGAACTGcatcatctttaccatATTCGTCATAGCGCGCACGAAGGCTCTCGTCACTTAAAACTTGATAAGCTTCACCAACGGCTTGAAATTTGTTCTCGGCTTCAGGATCGTCAGGATGCTTGTCTGGATGTGTTTCCATAGCCTTTCTTCTGTATGCCTTTTTAATCTCCGTAGGAGTAGCCGTAGGGCTAATTCCCAACCTATCGTAATATTCCGTATCTTTTACCATGATGCCAAATTTATACTGCCGCTCTACAGCTTCTAACAGTGCTAGCGGTATCTCTGTGTCCTTTTCTCTTGAATAAAAAGTGTTGAAGTTGTTATAAAGTTGGTCTTTATTGTAGGTAGCCCATGTCAGCTTACTTACAAAAATAACTGAACTACTACAGAAAAGCGGAAGAATAAAAGAGATAGCATATAAAATGGCGGAATTTGACTCCCAattaatattattgttgttgttgtgatTGCCAGAGTTCTTGTAATCTCACCTTACAGAAATTGTAGAGGAAATGAGAACTATGGATTGAAGTGCGGCTTAAATATGACCCCCATTTAACCATAACAGTTTCTAGATCTTGACCGTTCAGAATTAGTTTGTAAAGGAATGGTAAATCGAACATTATCACAGTATCAAATCCTCTAACGTAGAGTAAGAGTAAAAATATGATGAGTGATAAGAAAACGAGTCTTCTCACGATGGTGTAAATGTTTCTTATTATACGAAGTACTATGAATGCCAGTACGATTAGTGTCAAGATAATGAAAGCCGTTGGATTTTCAGAGCTAAATCTCGTAATTAGTGGAATTGTCACTTGAATGATTCTAACAAGTTTAGTTAGAACTaattgaataaattgtGCCAATTTCTCTTCAGTAGGAATATCAGACATTATTGATGGAGTCTCTTCGTGGGTTAGTAGTATAGCGTATAGCGTACTCGAAATATCACCGTTACTTTATCTATATCGATATGTGTTTACTGATCACAATACAGGTTTAAGTTGGTTCAGATAGGATTATGTCTACAGGTCTCTCACCACAAGTCATCCTTGAAAGATTTTCAATGCTTGATCGATTGACATACGGTTACTCAACCTGATCCTTTAATTGTTTTTTACTCTGCTCCGTCTTGTGGTCCctattttctctttttaaACAACAGAACATAATGGTTCTATAGTGTAGTGGTTATCACTTTCGGTTTTGATCCGAACGACCCCGGTTCGAATCCGGGTAGGACctgatttcttttttatttattgAATAAAAATCCTTGGCATTTTCTGTCAATGTAAACGCTGTGATAAACGTACTAATACACTCTCACCACCCCCGGTGGTTTTACAGCTTCTAAAAAATACCATATGATTATTTAAGAGGAGTGTGTACCCTCACGTATTTCTGATTTCTCAGAAAATTATAGGTTCTATAGTGTAGTGGTTATCACTTTCGGTTTTGATCCGAACGACCCCGGTTCGAATCCGGGTAGGAcctaatttctttttaaattttttaaccGAAGATTTCAGCATGGATACCTCACTCAACAATCGAACCCACGATGTTGCGAAGTGCGGTTAACTCCGTGAGACGTATCGAATTACAAATCGATCACCGCTTTTAGTTCATATGCTACTGACGATCTTAAACCATCAAACACATAGTGTTGCATTAGCTTACCGACAGTGTTGGGGAACTTGAAGAACTGCAGTTCGCCAGTATCTActgataataatattagCATCACGAATAGAATCGCAAAATGTCATCTTTGACAAGAACTCAGGTTCTAGGTCTTTACAAgcaatttatcaagaacGCTAATAACTTCAACGACTATAACTTCAAAAATTACTTTCTAAGAAGAACAAGGGCTTCATTCAGGGAAAATAGAGATGTCAAAGATCAGGAGAAACTAAATTTACTTTATACAAATGCTTTGAAAGACCTAGGTGTTCTAAAGAGACAGTCACTAATATCGCAGATGTACACCTTTGACAAGTTAGTTGTCGAACCTCTAAAAACAGAGCATGAATAAATTACAATGGAAAGTGACGTATGTTGAGCATATTCTAATCAAAAGCCGAGTTTTCCCTTCGATTTGGTTCTCAAGGTAATAGCAttaatatatatatacatatatatgaATATACGATGAGTAGAAGTCTTTTAaatgaatatttgatgGTTAATCGTTTAAACGACTATTTAGGTTCGAATAATCTTCAATATTGCTGAGAGGCATCGTTTGGATGCTCATgtaatcatcatcatcatatgACCTTCACAcactcttctttttttttttttttcatcacctCATCTCCATCTCATGGAATTAAAAAGTTTAatcatatatatacattGAAATCATTAGAGGTTGTAAT
It includes:
- the APQ12 gene encoding Apq12p (weakly similar to uniprot|P40532 Saccharomyces cerevisiae YIL040W APQ12 Protein involved in nucleocytoplasmic transport of mRNA) — translated: MSDIPTEEKLAQFIQLVLTKLVRIIQVTIPLITRFSSENPTAFIILTLIVLAFIVLRIIRNIYTIVRRLVFLSLIIFLLLLYVRGFDTVIMFDLPFLYKLILNGQDLETVMVKWGSYLSRTSIHSSHFLYNFCKVRLQELWQSQQQQ
- the ISD11 gene encoding Isd11p (similar to uniprot|Q6Q560 Saccharomyces cerevisiae YER048W-A) translates to MSSLTRTQVLGLYKQFIKNANNFNDYNFKNYFLRRTRASFRENRDVKDQEKLNLLYTNALKDLGVLKRQSLISQMYTFDKLVVEPLKTEHE